The following proteins come from a genomic window of Melospiza melodia melodia isolate bMelMel2 unplaced genomic scaffold, bMelMel2.pri scaffold_28, whole genome shotgun sequence:
- the LOC134433969 gene encoding olfactory receptor 14J1-like, whose translation LHYGTLLGSKACAHMAAAAWASAFLYSLLHTANTFSLPLCHGNALGQFFCEIPQILKLSCSKSYLREFWLIVFSISLLFGCFVFIVATYVQIFRAVLRIPSEQGRHKAFSTCLPHLAVVSLFLSTGFFAYLKPPSMSSPSLDLALSVLYSVVPP comes from the coding sequence ctgcactacgggaccctcctgggcagcaaagcttgtgcccacatggcagcagctgcctgggccagtgccttcctctattcactgctgcacacagccaatacattttccctgcccctgtgccatggcaatgccctgggccagttcttctgtgaaatcccgcagatcctcaagctctcatgctccaaatcctacctcagggaattttggctcattgttttttccatttctttactatttggttgttttgtgttcattgttgctacctatgtgcagatcttcagggctgtgctgaggatcccctctgagcagggacggcacaaagccttttccacctgcctccctcacctggctgtggtctccctgtttctcagcactgggttttttgcctacctgaagcccccctccatgtcctccccatccctggatctggccctgtcagttctgtactcggtggtgcctcca